Proteins co-encoded in one Gracilimonas sp. genomic window:
- a CDS encoding polyprenyl synthetase family protein, whose amino-acid sequence MSNKNLQQQLLEKIETGLKDLHFPDHPQTLYEPCRYALSVGGKRIRPMLTLLANGLCGGDLNDALPAALSVEILHNFTLVHDDIMDSADTRRGEPSVFKKWNENIAILSGDVMFADAYRQLSYYGTNESYSKEEFAAVHSVFSKAIVTVCEGQALDMEFVDRTDVKHNEYLEMIAGKTAALLSGALELGAISAHASSEKREELAELGYEMGIAFQIQDDLLDATADPEKFGKRPGGDIFEGKKTYLTILALERANAEQSSLIQETLNAENPAPEHVDEVLGIMSDLDVLDDVAAEIDQHYKKAFQLLNKFESSDYKQELEKLLIFLQNRDH is encoded by the coding sequence TTGAGTAACAAGAATCTCCAACAACAATTACTGGAAAAGATTGAAACCGGGCTAAAGGACCTTCACTTTCCGGATCATCCCCAAACTCTTTACGAGCCTTGCCGGTATGCCTTATCGGTTGGAGGGAAGCGGATTCGACCCATGCTCACACTGCTTGCTAACGGATTATGTGGGGGTGATTTGAATGATGCTTTACCTGCCGCTCTTTCTGTAGAAATACTTCATAATTTTACCCTTGTCCACGATGATATTATGGACAGCGCAGATACCCGACGCGGTGAACCCAGCGTATTCAAGAAATGGAATGAAAATATTGCCATCCTTTCCGGAGATGTGATGTTTGCCGATGCCTACCGGCAGCTCAGTTACTACGGTACGAATGAAAGTTACTCCAAAGAAGAGTTTGCGGCTGTACACTCAGTTTTTTCCAAAGCTATTGTTACGGTTTGTGAAGGTCAGGCACTGGATATGGAATTCGTTGATCGAACAGACGTAAAGCACAACGAGTACCTGGAAATGATAGCCGGAAAAACAGCGGCTTTGCTGAGCGGAGCCCTTGAACTTGGGGCAATCTCGGCGCATGCTTCTTCTGAAAAGAGAGAAGAGCTGGCTGAGTTAGGATATGAGATGGGTATTGCCTTCCAGATTCAGGATGACTTGCTTGATGCTACCGCCGATCCGGAAAAGTTCGGAAAACGTCCGGGCGGAGATATTTTTGAGGGAAAGAAAACATATCTTACCATCCTTGCGTTAGAACGGGCGAATGCTGAGCAGTCATCTCTCATTCAGGAAACGCTGAATGCAGAAAATCCCGCTCCGGAACATGTTGATGAAGTTCTGGGAATAATGTCGGACCTGGATGTACTGGATGATGTTGCCGCCGAAATTGATCAGCATTACAAAAAAGCGTTTCAGTTATTAAATAAATTTGAATCTTCTGATTACAAACAAGAGCTTGAAAAACTTCTTATCTTCTTACAGAATCGTGACCATTAA
- the bamD gene encoding outer membrane protein assembly factor BamD encodes MRSKLLAVLAFLFIFSACKNDRLIKRGDSVEVAYQKAMAFYEEENYSEAANAFDTVTRVARGTEYGQDAQYYLAESYYKDKQFLLAASEYDRYISYYPQDERRPQIEFRAAMCYYKLSPRYKLDQNQTRKAIERFRLFNNRYPDHEKVQEAAARIDELREKLAHKSYEAARFYVRTEQYKAATIYLDKTIDQFPESKWAEQALVDQIQTYINYADNSVINRQAERYGKAIENYEKFLQLFPESKFREEVENYHDEAVRKLADVRSGGSSQSEVADSGQD; translated from the coding sequence ATGCGCAGTAAACTACTTGCAGTTTTAGCTTTCTTATTCATCTTCTCGGCCTGTAAAAACGACCGGCTTATCAAAAGGGGAGACTCTGTTGAAGTGGCCTATCAAAAAGCGATGGCTTTCTATGAAGAAGAAAATTACAGTGAGGCCGCAAACGCCTTTGATACCGTTACAAGGGTAGCCAGAGGCACCGAATACGGGCAGGATGCTCAATACTATCTTGCCGAAAGTTACTACAAAGATAAGCAGTTTTTACTGGCTGCCAGTGAGTACGACCGATATATTAGTTATTATCCACAGGACGAACGCCGCCCACAGATCGAGTTTAGAGCAGCAATGTGTTACTACAAACTCAGTCCGCGTTACAAACTGGATCAGAACCAGACCCGAAAAGCCATTGAGCGATTCCGCCTGTTCAATAATCGCTATCCGGATCATGAAAAAGTACAGGAAGCTGCAGCACGTATTGATGAACTCAGAGAAAAGCTGGCTCACAAATCCTACGAAGCAGCACGGTTTTATGTGCGCACCGAACAGTATAAAGCAGCCACTATTTACCTGGATAAAACCATTGATCAGTTTCCGGAATCAAAGTGGGCCGAACAAGCATTGGTTGATCAAATTCAAACCTACATCAATTACGCCGATAACAGTGTTATAAACCGACAGGCTGAGCGTTACGGTAAAGCCATTGAAAACTACGAGAAGTTTCTGCAACTGTTCCCTGAAAGTAAGTTCCGTGAAGAAGTCGAAAACTATCATGATGAAGCGGTAAGAAAACTGGCTGATGTTCGAAGCGGCGGAAGCAGCCAAAGTGAGGTTGCTGACTCAGGACAGGATTAA
- the nadD gene encoding nicotinate (nicotinamide) nucleotide adenylyltransferase, with translation MSGRIGLFGGTFDPVHNGHISIAQSFLQSDLIDELWVLLTPYPPHKTREIQTPYEIRLEMLEKAFSGIRNLSIKTIENELPKPSYSVQTIRYLKEHLPDNTYFYCMGEDSLAKFHTWKYYEEILDECELLVAQRPGETHKDVEDKILQRTHFVDHTPLDVSSSGIREKITAGISITDRVPEEVVKVIEKEQLYS, from the coding sequence ATGTCGGGGCGGATTGGTTTATTTGGAGGTACTTTCGATCCGGTTCATAACGGACATATTTCCATTGCGCAATCCTTTCTCCAATCAGACTTAATAGATGAGCTTTGGGTTTTGCTGACTCCATACCCACCTCACAAAACCCGGGAGATCCAGACGCCTTACGAGATCCGACTGGAGATGCTGGAAAAAGCTTTTTCGGGGATAAGAAACTTGTCCATCAAGACTATTGAAAACGAACTGCCTAAGCCTTCCTATAGCGTTCAGACCATTCGATACTTAAAGGAACACCTGCCCGATAACACTTACTTTTATTGTATGGGGGAAGACAGCCTGGCTAAGTTTCACACCTGGAAGTATTATGAGGAGATACTTGACGAATGTGAGCTGCTGGTCGCCCAACGACCCGGTGAGACTCACAAAGACGTTGAAGATAAGATTTTACAGCGCACCCACTTTGTGGATCATACGCCCCTCGATGTATCTTCATCCGGAATCAGAGAAAAAATAACAGCCGGAATTTCTATCACCGATCGGGTGCCGGAAGAAGTCGTAAAAGTAATTGAAAAAGAGCAGTTATATAGCTAA
- a CDS encoding LD-carboxypeptidase has translation MAFTRKDFLKATALASFTGAAIGLAGCETKAAPGSTQKIKPKALKAGDTLGLVAPASPIYESSVFDEMLTNLQDLGFKLKLGEHVRNQRGYLAGTDQQRADDLMNMFRDPQVDGVMCIRGGWGCNRILPLLDYDVFKNNPKAFCGFSDITSLHMAMYQKSDLITFHGPVGKSNWNPFTTNAFKKIIFDGETPTFEIPANDKRNFVITPGTIEGKLLGGNLSVLVSMIGSDYLPSFEHAILYLEDVGESVYRIDRMLTQLKLAGILDQISGFVFGKCTDCDAGDNSLTLQQVFDDHIKPLDIPAFYGAMISHEDDNITLPVGLNAGIDATKKTIHVSEPAVV, from the coding sequence ATGGCATTTACCCGAAAAGACTTTCTCAAGGCAACCGCACTCGCTTCATTTACAGGAGCAGCAATTGGGCTTGCAGGCTGTGAAACAAAAGCCGCTCCCGGTTCAACCCAAAAAATTAAACCGAAAGCATTAAAAGCCGGTGATACTTTGGGACTTGTAGCTCCCGCAAGCCCCATTTACGAATCCTCCGTATTTGATGAGATGCTGACGAACCTGCAGGACCTGGGTTTTAAACTTAAACTGGGGGAGCATGTGCGAAACCAAAGAGGATATCTGGCCGGGACCGATCAGCAGCGAGCTGATGATTTGATGAATATGTTTCGGGATCCACAGGTGGATGGAGTTATGTGTATTCGCGGGGGGTGGGGATGTAACCGTATTTTGCCTTTGCTGGATTACGATGTATTCAAAAATAATCCCAAAGCATTCTGCGGGTTTAGTGATATCACTTCGCTGCATATGGCTATGTATCAAAAAAGTGACCTGATTACTTTTCACGGACCGGTGGGGAAGTCTAACTGGAATCCATTCACAACCAACGCTTTTAAAAAGATAATCTTTGATGGAGAAACACCCACTTTTGAAATCCCCGCTAACGATAAACGAAATTTTGTAATAACTCCGGGTACCATTGAGGGTAAGCTGCTTGGAGGCAACCTGTCGGTATTGGTTTCTATGATTGGGTCTGATTATTTGCCGTCCTTTGAACATGCTATTCTGTATCTGGAGGATGTGGGAGAGAGCGTGTACCGAATAGACCGGATGCTGACTCAACTTAAACTGGCCGGTATTCTTGACCAGATTTCAGGATTCGTATTTGGGAAATGCACCGATTGCGATGCCGGGGATAACAGCCTTACGTTACAACAGGTTTTTGATGACCACATCAAACCACTCGATATCCCGGCTTTTTACGGGGCTATGATCAGCCACGAGGACGATAATATAACCCTGCCGGTTGGTTTGAATGCCGGGATTGATGCAACAAAGAAAACAATCCACGTATCAGAACCGGCTGTTGTTTGA
- a CDS encoding DUF5686 and carboxypeptidase-like regulatory domain-containing protein — protein MSCKSCFSGLIVFLFLLIPGMNVLAQSGTLSGFVYDAETRESLPYANIIVEGTSKGTYTASDGSYTIKLDTGTVRIRYRFISFRDTVIQFHIQSGKEVQQDVYLRPDLTSMEVTVSADRVARKVQELARLRDQQNSNLNSYKAEVYKLAILSNVNKGFNYEDAGEDDLEPIAFSERKSEIRYTSDPERYSETLEANRASDNFFSEYDFFSTGGAPLNLNSDEVVLSILSEGMSVVGPISDKAGRFYELYDEEADSSWPEGTIEIYFEPKTDNRPLFEGQVWYDEEQSVILGIDVTLNEYAETNSGTFKISDLRYQQSYKKVGDFWLPEKTELSAMLQFITSKDRIYYHDEWTWDNYELNARSVDPQQIELNTTNILQDAHKRQQAYWDTLSNREQNDNARLLGEATEYEEDRAMVKVGMSAMRTFFRLPYQLERFYMTNISDIYHYNRVEGNYLGLGARTPVHPDYEYRAIGGYGFGNQSWSYELSGYHFFGNSFVAPEGSYHKQTLPQYQDYEYNRTPLDFFEARQTMYALTTGTSGNNYFEREGYEAGLRFRFGTESFLRTLYLDETHRSLTATSSFSLFGDGLTPEEFTNNDPIFPAQEGTIKGLYLHLHHDTRQYLRTQFLRDYNIRAFGWLTDAVLEKGISSWGSDFDYNRYRVGLKFYWPVFSSHFFQTDIIVGASDAGVPNQRLFTYNGYVLDDYVRYKPFNTIDYREPLGNRISQIKVRYKFGSSLTRSIPINFIQKSGIKISTVLTAGVIDQTSSLEPLLPYSGSKAQAEIGIAASKIFGILYAEVSKKLYGKYGNSIGFLILF, from the coding sequence ATGAGTTGTAAATCCTGCTTTTCCGGGTTGATTGTGTTCCTGTTCCTGTTGATTCCGGGAATGAATGTACTTGCACAATCCGGGACTTTATCAGGCTTTGTGTACGATGCTGAAACCCGGGAATCCCTTCCGTATGCAAACATCATCGTGGAGGGGACAAGCAAAGGAACCTATACAGCAAGTGACGGCTCTTATACCATAAAGCTGGATACCGGCACTGTTCGCATTCGCTATCGTTTTATCTCATTTCGCGATACCGTAATTCAGTTTCACATTCAGAGCGGCAAAGAGGTTCAACAGGATGTGTACTTAAGGCCTGATCTCACATCCATGGAAGTTACAGTAAGTGCCGACCGGGTGGCCCGAAAGGTTCAGGAACTGGCCCGCCTGCGTGATCAGCAGAATTCGAACCTGAACTCCTACAAAGCCGAAGTGTATAAGCTGGCCATTCTCAGCAATGTAAATAAGGGCTTTAATTATGAAGATGCCGGGGAGGACGATTTGGAACCTATCGCATTCTCAGAACGAAAGTCAGAGATTAGGTACACCTCTGATCCTGAGCGATATTCTGAGACGCTGGAAGCAAACAGGGCAAGCGATAACTTTTTTAGTGAATATGATTTTTTTTCGACCGGAGGGGCTCCGCTAAATCTGAATTCGGATGAGGTGGTTCTGAGTATTCTTTCTGAAGGCATGTCCGTGGTTGGTCCGATTTCCGATAAGGCCGGGCGATTCTATGAGCTATACGACGAAGAAGCAGACAGCAGCTGGCCGGAAGGTACCATAGAGATTTATTTCGAACCAAAAACCGATAACCGTCCGCTTTTTGAAGGTCAGGTTTGGTACGATGAAGAACAATCGGTGATTCTGGGGATTGATGTAACGCTCAACGAATATGCCGAAACCAATTCCGGAACCTTTAAGATTTCTGACCTGAGATATCAGCAGAGCTATAAAAAAGTAGGGGATTTCTGGCTGCCTGAGAAAACCGAGCTTTCGGCAATGCTGCAGTTTATCACCTCCAAAGACCGCATTTACTATCACGATGAATGGACGTGGGACAATTACGAACTTAACGCCCGAAGCGTAGATCCCCAGCAGATAGAACTCAATACAACCAACATTTTACAGGATGCTCACAAACGGCAACAGGCTTATTGGGATACGCTGTCGAATAGGGAGCAAAATGACAATGCACGTCTTCTGGGTGAGGCAACAGAATACGAGGAAGACCGGGCAATGGTAAAGGTCGGGATGTCGGCCATGCGTACATTTTTTCGGCTTCCGTATCAGCTGGAGCGGTTTTACATGACGAACATAAGCGATATTTACCATTACAACCGGGTGGAAGGGAATTACCTTGGGCTTGGTGCACGCACTCCGGTTCATCCCGATTATGAATACCGGGCAATAGGTGGATATGGATTTGGTAATCAATCCTGGAGCTATGAACTGAGTGGGTATCATTTTTTTGGTAATTCATTTGTAGCCCCTGAAGGCAGCTATCACAAACAGACCCTGCCTCAGTATCAGGATTACGAATATAACCGAACTCCACTGGATTTCTTCGAAGCCCGCCAGACCATGTATGCCTTAACAACCGGAACTTCAGGTAATAACTATTTTGAGCGGGAGGGATACGAAGCCGGACTCCGATTTCGGTTTGGAACAGAATCTTTCCTGCGAACGCTCTACCTGGATGAAACACATCGCTCGCTCACAGCTACCAGTAGTTTCAGTTTGTTCGGGGATGGATTAACTCCGGAGGAGTTTACCAATAATGACCCGATATTTCCTGCTCAGGAGGGCACGATCAAAGGATTATACCTTCACCTTCATCATGATACCCGGCAATACCTGAGAACACAGTTCCTCAGAGATTATAACATTCGTGCCTTTGGGTGGTTGACCGATGCCGTACTTGAAAAAGGCATCAGCAGTTGGGGGAGTGATTTTGACTACAATCGATATCGGGTAGGCTTGAAATTTTATTGGCCGGTATTTTCATCTCACTTCTTTCAAACCGATATCATAGTTGGCGCTTCGGATGCAGGAGTTCCCAATCAGCGATTGTTTACTTATAACGGATATGTACTGGATGATTATGTAAGATATAAGCCATTTAACACCATCGATTACAGGGAGCCGTTGGGGAATCGCATTTCACAAATTAAAGTCCGATACAAATTCGGTAGTTCACTCACCCGCAGTATCCCCATCAATTTTATTCAGAAGAGCGGGATAAAAATTTCCACCGTGCTGACAGCTGGTGTTATTGATCAAACTTCCAGCCTGGAGCCTCTGCTGCCGTATTCAGGATCTAAAGCCCAGGCAGAGATCGGTATTGCAGCTTCCAAAATATTCGGGATTTTATACGCTGAAGTGAGTAAGAAACTGTACGGCAAATATGGAAATTCCATTGGCTTTTTGATTCTGTTTTAA
- a CDS encoding amidohydrolase family protein — protein MNTIKSIRWTQIPFFLFLGLFSVQSVHASIFEVRQDTTETDTTEIPKADNELQMKPGRIIEFNTTEGTWMSLDISPDGQHIVFDLMGDIYRIPASGGEAEQLTDGMAFDTHPRYSPDGKYVLFTSDASGEEDLYYVEVADTSEITQITKGGNTRYTNADWTPDGEYVIASKGGLTPKLWLIHKEGGSGTALIGEPNGLKIIDPAISPDGRYVYFSQRNGPWNYNAQLPQYQIARYDREDGSRRTITSRYGSAFTPTLSSDGKWMVFGSRYEDKTGLVIRDLVTGDERWLAYPVQRDEQESIATMGVLPGMTFTPDNKNLLTSYGGKIYSINIESGESKEIPFEVNAHLEMGPEVFFKYPVDDSKEMLATQIRDAEPSPNGKQLAFTVLDKLYIQDLPDGEPKRLTNSNLIEAQPTWSPDGRWIVYATYDMEDGGALYKVNPNARRIRPEKITEDPGIYSEPAWSRSSNRIVALKGDNRSYDRSTGPFAFGSTEDLVWVSADGSSNNFIAKSSGRSNPHFVKSNDRIYLNRGNGTLLSIRWDGTDEKEHVRITGITTAGFGNMGVNYPTPEMLHPEEAAKENNPPSNASFIAMAPEGDQAMALINNDIYVVTVPKVGGDTPRISVARAASAAFPAKKLTTIGGQFPHWSDDAGKVHWSIGKGHFIYDLKASEAYEDSVEAAKKAEAEKRKEEEKMKKDDDSDDGDDSGDADEEAEEEETDEEKEEKEDEGYKPEELSIEVSITRDIPEGTILLQNARIITMNGDEVIENGDVLIENNRIVEVGTNLTAPNGAETRDLSGKTIVPGFVDTHAHLWASWGIHKQRFWGYAANLAYGVTTTRDPQTATTDVLTYSDMVETGMMEGPRVYSTGPGLGFWAYNIQSLEHAKNVMKQYSKYYNTKTIKMYLAGNRQQRQWILMAAKELSIMPTTEGALDWKLNMTQLIDGYPGHEHSFPVYPIYKDVITTTAEAQMAVTPTLLVAYGGPWAENYFYSRENPFFDEKLRTFTPYEELASKSRRRPGWFHDDEHVFQKHAEFQKDLKEAGGLSGVGSHGQLQGLGFHWELWAMAAGGMNNHDALQVATIDGATAIGLDGDLGSIEAGKLADLIILNENPLDDLRNTNTIEWVMKNGRLYDGDSLDQLYPIQVKATPYEWEFPNPTQMMLPGKE, from the coding sequence ATGAATACGATTAAATCCATAAGATGGACACAGATTCCATTTTTCCTGTTTTTGGGGCTTTTCTCGGTTCAGAGTGTGCATGCTTCTATTTTCGAGGTACGGCAAGACACTACTGAAACGGATACGACAGAAATCCCAAAGGCTGACAACGAACTCCAGATGAAACCCGGGCGCATTATTGAATTTAATACCACCGAAGGTACCTGGATGTCGCTGGACATCAGCCCGGACGGTCAACATATTGTTTTTGATTTGATGGGGGATATTTATCGTATTCCTGCATCCGGAGGGGAGGCTGAACAGCTTACCGATGGAATGGCCTTTGATACTCATCCGCGTTACAGCCCCGATGGCAAGTACGTTTTGTTTACTTCGGATGCTTCCGGTGAAGAGGATTTATACTACGTGGAAGTAGCCGACACTTCCGAAATCACCCAGATTACCAAAGGCGGAAACACCCGATACACCAATGCCGACTGGACCCCCGATGGCGAATATGTGATTGCCTCAAAAGGTGGATTAACACCCAAACTGTGGCTGATTCATAAAGAAGGCGGAAGTGGTACTGCTCTTATTGGTGAGCCAAATGGTCTTAAAATTATTGATCCGGCTATTTCACCGGATGGGCGTTATGTGTATTTCTCTCAGCGCAACGGTCCATGGAACTACAATGCGCAGCTGCCTCAGTATCAGATAGCACGATACGACCGGGAAGATGGCTCACGCAGAACCATCACCTCACGCTATGGATCCGCTTTTACACCCACACTTTCTTCTGATGGGAAATGGATGGTGTTCGGTTCCCGGTATGAAGATAAAACCGGTTTGGTAATCCGAGACTTGGTAACCGGTGATGAAAGATGGCTGGCATACCCGGTTCAAAGAGATGAGCAAGAGTCTATTGCTACGATGGGTGTATTGCCGGGAATGACCTTCACTCCGGATAATAAGAATCTGCTAACCTCATATGGCGGAAAGATATATAGCATCAATATTGAAAGCGGAGAATCTAAAGAAATTCCGTTTGAAGTAAATGCTCATCTTGAAATGGGGCCGGAAGTATTCTTTAAATACCCGGTGGATGACAGTAAGGAAATGCTTGCTACTCAAATTCGAGATGCAGAGCCTTCTCCAAACGGGAAGCAGCTCGCTTTTACCGTACTTGATAAGCTCTACATTCAGGATTTACCCGATGGAGAACCTAAGAGACTAACCAATTCCAATCTTATTGAAGCGCAGCCAACCTGGTCGCCCGATGGCCGTTGGATTGTGTATGCCACTTACGATATGGAAGACGGCGGAGCCTTGTACAAAGTAAACCCGAATGCACGGCGAATTCGACCTGAAAAGATTACCGAAGACCCGGGTATTTACAGTGAACCGGCCTGGTCACGATCCAGCAACCGAATTGTAGCTCTGAAAGGGGATAACCGAAGTTATGATCGTTCAACCGGTCCTTTTGCATTTGGCTCTACCGAAGATCTTGTTTGGGTTTCTGCAGATGGCAGTTCCAACAACTTTATTGCCAAGAGCAGCGGACGTTCGAACCCTCATTTTGTTAAATCCAATGACCGTATTTATCTGAACCGCGGCAATGGTACCTTGCTTTCTATCCGTTGGGATGGAACCGATGAAAAGGAGCATGTTCGAATCACCGGGATCACCACAGCTGGGTTTGGCAACATGGGTGTAAATTATCCAACTCCCGAAATGCTCCATCCTGAAGAAGCCGCCAAAGAGAATAATCCGCCCTCCAATGCCAGCTTTATAGCGATGGCCCCGGAAGGAGATCAGGCTATGGCGCTCATCAACAATGATATTTATGTGGTCACCGTGCCTAAAGTAGGGGGCGATACTCCGCGAATATCGGTAGCCAGAGCGGCAAGCGCGGCTTTCCCTGCCAAGAAGTTGACGACCATTGGCGGGCAGTTTCCTCATTGGTCGGATGATGCCGGTAAAGTGCACTGGTCGATAGGTAAAGGCCATTTCATTTATGATCTGAAAGCATCTGAAGCCTACGAAGACAGCGTGGAAGCAGCCAAGAAGGCCGAAGCCGAGAAGAGGAAAGAGGAGGAGAAAATGAAGAAAGACGACGACTCCGATGATGGTGATGATTCCGGCGATGCTGATGAAGAAGCGGAGGAGGAAGAAACCGATGAAGAGAAAGAAGAGAAGGAAGACGAAGGGTATAAACCGGAAGAACTCAGCATTGAGGTATCCATTACCCGCGATATTCCTGAAGGAACCATCCTGCTTCAAAATGCGCGTATTATTACTATGAATGGTGATGAAGTAATTGAAAACGGCGATGTCCTGATTGAAAACAATCGTATTGTGGAAGTGGGAACTAATCTTACCGCTCCAAACGGAGCAGAAACCCGTGATCTCAGCGGAAAGACCATTGTACCCGGTTTTGTAGATACTCATGCTCATTTATGGGCCTCATGGGGCATCCACAAGCAAAGGTTCTGGGGCTATGCCGCTAACCTGGCGTATGGTGTAACCACTACCCGTGATCCCCAAACTGCTACCACCGATGTACTCACCTATTCCGATATGGTGGAAACCGGAATGATGGAAGGACCACGCGTGTATTCAACCGGACCCGGACTTGGCTTCTGGGCATACAATATTCAAAGCCTGGAACATGCCAAAAACGTGATGAAGCAGTACAGCAAGTACTACAACACCAAAACCATCAAGATGTATTTGGCCGGGAACCGCCAGCAGCGGCAATGGATTCTGATGGCAGCTAAGGAGCTGAGCATCATGCCAACCACCGAAGGTGCTCTCGACTGGAAACTGAATATGACGCAGCTCATTGATGGTTACCCGGGGCATGAGCATTCCTTCCCGGTGTACCCGATTTACAAGGATGTGATAACTACTACAGCCGAAGCCCAAATGGCGGTTACCCCGACATTGTTGGTAGCCTATGGCGGTCCGTGGGCCGAAAATTATTTCTATTCCCGCGAGAATCCGTTCTTTGACGAGAAGCTGCGCACCTTCACACCGTATGAAGAGCTGGCTTCCAAGTCACGCCGTCGTCCGGGCTGGTTCCATGACGATGAACATGTGTTCCAGAAACATGCGGAATTTCAGAAAGACCTGAAAGAAGCCGGTGGACTTTCAGGAGTGGGAAGCCACGGTCAGTTGCAGGGACTTGGTTTCCACTGGGAGCTGTGGGCCATGGCAGCAGGAGGGATGAATAACCACGACGCCCTTCAGGTAGCCACCATTGACGGTGCCACCGCCATTGGCCTGGATGGTGATTTAGGGTCTATAGAAGCCGGTAAACTGGCGGACCTGATCATTCTGAATGAAAACCCGCTGGATGACCTCAGAAATACCAATACCATAGAGTGGGTTATGAAAAACGGTCGCCTGTATGATGGCGATTCGCTGGATCAGCTCTATCCAATACAGGTTAAAGCAACTCCCTATGAGTGGGAATTCCCGAACCCAACGCAGATGATGCTCCCCGGAAAAGAATAA
- a CDS encoding CFI-box-CTERM domain-containing protein, which yields MASNESFFSRNQDSINAVGHTLNALQNANIRDNQKKIAKLSLINAALQKENLEINKQKVNLLEDQKKYFEDKKREEKQNAFIKKLMLRTGPELEDLSASINTGKDDKDLYENYLDGKFMLRFMKDNRGLIEDINYQRLINDQEKNLSKFSTELNLKSKTFKELVFQVLQDNVECLYGLNIFYEANHEGKNLESESLHEASKIIFELHQDPVKSAIISESLRIIDKESLDLSGINFEAEFIKYAISTTGNISNYQFYKEHVIDQIESLKNQIQNNAKNELRDYLKSKSVDIPSFKSHANFTDTKIEKVLSLTKEISSFSEKDNFTDEIGSDDVFGPSFFLDHYMLFIYKEIHPYFWLDIEKVKERLNSNSDNMIENLKSITGLKITSANLPSKIEYLKKQIKTWEEKYPENHFFKRHRVDSQNQSSSCFVVTAATGSSNNIIVNDFREYRDETLIKSFAGRIFISIYYRIGPYLAKTINSSNTLKNVTLKYFLMPIHTLIKKS from the coding sequence ATGGCGAGTAACGAAAGCTTCTTTTCAAGAAATCAAGACTCAATTAATGCTGTTGGACATACTCTTAACGCACTACAAAATGCAAACATAAGAGATAACCAAAAGAAGATTGCAAAATTAAGTTTGATAAACGCGGCTTTACAAAAAGAGAATCTTGAAATAAATAAACAAAAAGTAAACCTGCTTGAAGATCAAAAAAAGTATTTTGAAGACAAGAAGAGAGAAGAAAAACAAAATGCATTTATAAAAAAATTAATGCTTCGTACAGGTCCAGAATTAGAAGATTTATCAGCATCCATCAATACCGGTAAAGACGATAAAGATCTTTATGAAAATTATTTAGATGGGAAATTCATGCTTCGATTTATGAAAGATAATCGCGGATTAATTGAAGACATTAATTATCAGCGTTTAATAAATGATCAAGAAAAAAATCTATCAAAATTTTCTACAGAGTTAAATCTTAAATCAAAAACCTTTAAAGAATTAGTTTTTCAAGTTTTACAGGATAATGTAGAATGTCTTTATGGTTTAAATATTTTTTATGAAGCTAACCATGAAGGAAAAAATTTAGAAAGTGAAAGCTTACATGAAGCGAGTAAAATTATTTTTGAATTGCATCAGGACCCCGTTAAATCGGCAATTATCTCTGAATCATTAAGAATAATTGATAAAGAATCTCTTGACCTAAGCGGTATAAATTTTGAAGCTGAGTTCATAAAATATGCAATCAGTACCACAGGGAATATTAGTAATTATCAGTTCTACAAAGAACATGTTATTGACCAAATTGAGTCTTTAAAAAATCAAATTCAGAATAATGCCAAAAATGAACTCCGTGATTATTTAAAATCTAAGTCTGTAGATATACCCTCATTCAAAAGTCACGCTAATTTTACAGATACTAAAATTGAAAAAGTATTATCACTAACCAAGGAAATTAGTTCTTTTTCTGAAAAAGATAATTTCACTGATGAAATTGGAAGTGATGATGTTTTTGGCCCATCATTTTTCCTAGATCACTATATGTTGTTTATCTATAAAGAAATACATCCATATTTTTGGTTGGATATAGAAAAAGTGAAAGAACGGCTTAATAGTAATTCAGATAATATGATAGAAAATCTTAAATCTATTACAGGATTAAAAATAACTTCGGCCAACTTACCATCCAAAATTGAGTATTTAAAGAAACAGATTAAAACTTGGGAAGAAAAATATCCAGAGAACCATTTTTTTAAAAGACATAGGGTGGATAGTCAAAATCAAAGCTCTAGTTGTTTTGTTGTAACAGCAGCTACTGGATCTTCAAATAACATAATTGTAAATGATTTTAGAGAATATAGGGATGAAACTTTGATAAAAAGTTTTGCAGGCAGAATTTTTATTTCAATTTATTATCGAATTGGGCCATATCTAGCAAAAACTATAAATAGCAGTAATACACTTAAAAATGTTACTCTTAAATATTTTTTAATGCCTATTCATACTCTAATAAAAAAGAGCTGA